One window of Agromyces rhizosphaerae genomic DNA carries:
- a CDS encoding Rv1680 family SBP-like protein — translation MTAEADAPGPAPLVIGSVAYTPNVVTIWEGLRDYFASTTTPIDFVLYSNYGRLVDSLVAGHVDIAWNTNLAYVRTVAQTGGACRALASRDTDLVFRTVFVSRAGAGLDGIGAVRGRRLALGSRDSAQAAILPVHFLREAGIDDGEVEYLRIDSDVGKHGDTGRSELDALRAVLDDRADAAAIGVNTWESIARGDIMAGALEAFWTSPEYSHCTFTAMPALTDDRAEAWVANLMAMDWEDPAHREILELEGLRAWVPPDLDGYAGLFAAVEEQGIPARW, via the coding sequence ATGACGGCCGAAGCGGATGCCCCGGGGCCGGCGCCGCTCGTCATCGGCTCGGTCGCGTACACCCCGAACGTCGTGACGATCTGGGAGGGCCTGCGCGACTACTTCGCATCGACCACCACCCCGATCGACTTCGTGCTCTACTCCAACTACGGGCGTCTCGTCGACAGCCTCGTCGCGGGCCACGTCGACATCGCGTGGAACACCAACCTGGCATACGTGCGCACGGTCGCCCAGACCGGCGGTGCGTGCCGCGCGCTCGCGTCGCGCGACACGGACCTGGTCTTCCGCACCGTGTTCGTCTCGCGCGCGGGTGCGGGCCTCGACGGCATCGGCGCGGTGCGGGGCCGCCGGCTCGCGCTCGGTTCCCGCGACTCGGCGCAGGCCGCGATCCTCCCCGTGCACTTCCTGCGCGAGGCGGGCATCGACGACGGCGAGGTCGAGTACCTGCGCATCGACAGCGACGTGGGCAAGCACGGCGACACCGGGCGCAGCGAGCTCGACGCCCTGCGGGCGGTGCTCGACGACCGTGCGGATGCCGCGGCCATCGGCGTCAACACCTGGGAGTCGATCGCGCGCGGCGACATCATGGCCGGCGCGCTCGAGGCCTTCTGGACCTCGCCCGAGTACAGCCACTGCACGTTCACCGCGATGCCGGCACTCACCGACGATCGCGCCGAGGCGTGGGTCGCGAACCTGATGGCCATGGACTGGGAGGACCCGGCGCACCGCGAGATCCTCGAACTCGAGGGGCTGCGCGCCTGGGTGCCGCCGGACCTCGACGGCTACGCCGGCCTGTTCGCGGCGGTGGAGGAACAGGGGATCCCCGCCCGATGGTGA
- a CDS encoding Rv1681 family radical SAM protein, giving the protein MVNHALILDLVERLAGTPVGQPVELDVAAGTSDADEVAANTDLVAAWCRASGNELMEVRPASVVVRHGRRRDPLASLDPELLPGTRLWMYTNFDCNLHCDYCCVASSPQTERRALGADRVDRLAAEAVDAGVRELILTGGEPFLLPDIDVLVASCSERLPTTLLTNGMLFRGERLERLRRMDRDRLTLQISLDSATPEPHDAHRGPRAWERAVAGIRLALDEGFDVKVAATLPAEQAHEIDGFVEFLGDLGIRPEHRVIRAIAHQGVAEEGIEFTAASLVPEVTVTADGVWWHPVAAIDDSLFVRREIFPLADAIADVRERFTRYREAADQAAEWFPCS; this is encoded by the coding sequence ATGGTGAACCACGCGCTCATCCTCGACCTCGTCGAACGGCTGGCCGGCACGCCGGTCGGCCAGCCGGTCGAGCTCGACGTCGCGGCGGGCACGTCGGACGCCGACGAGGTCGCGGCGAACACCGACCTCGTCGCGGCCTGGTGTCGCGCGAGCGGGAACGAGCTGATGGAGGTCCGGCCCGCATCGGTGGTGGTGCGGCACGGCCGGCGACGCGACCCGCTGGCGTCGCTCGACCCCGAGCTCCTGCCCGGCACGCGCCTCTGGATGTACACGAACTTCGACTGCAACCTGCACTGCGACTACTGCTGCGTGGCGTCGTCGCCGCAGACGGAGCGGCGCGCGCTCGGCGCCGACCGCGTCGACCGGCTCGCTGCCGAGGCGGTGGACGCGGGCGTGCGCGAACTCATCCTGACCGGCGGCGAGCCATTCCTGCTGCCCGACATCGACGTGCTCGTCGCGTCCTGCAGCGAACGACTGCCGACGACGCTCCTGACCAACGGCATGCTCTTCCGCGGCGAGCGCCTCGAGCGCCTGCGCCGGATGGATCGCGACCGGCTCACGCTGCAGATCAGCCTCGATTCGGCGACCCCGGAACCGCACGACGCCCACCGCGGGCCGCGCGCGTGGGAGCGGGCCGTGGCGGGCATCCGGCTCGCCCTCGACGAGGGCTTCGACGTCAAGGTCGCGGCGACGCTGCCCGCCGAGCAGGCCCACGAGATCGACGGGTTCGTCGAGTTCCTCGGCGACCTCGGGATCCGGCCCGAGCATCGCGTGATCCGCGCGATCGCGCACCAGGGCGTCGCGGAGGAGGGCATCGAGTTCACGGCCGCGTCCCTCGTGCCCGAGGTCACGGTCACGGCCGACGGGGTGTGGTGGCACCCGGTGGCGGCGATCGACGACTCGCTCTTCGTGCGGCGCGAGATCTTCCCGCTGGCCGACGCGATCGCCGACGTGCGCGAGCGCTTCACGCGCTACCGCGAGGCCGCGGACCAGGCGGCCGAGTGGTTCCCGTGCTCGTGA
- a CDS encoding cobalamin-independent methionine synthase II family protein has product MTEIQTTTAGSLPRTQALIEANAARSFAEDGFTLESTPEFEQLVGEAVADVVSRQREAGITLVGDGEFGKAMSNAVDYGAWWSYSFQRAAGLSLTEVNAFNEPAVRSEPGEIRLTSFLDRRDRQLFPNVYAEAVEVGAVATAFPTTTGPISYRGQEAVASDIRHLKSTLGEGEQGFLTAIAPGSAARVRNDYYPTDEEHIFAWADALREEYRAIVDAGLIVQLDDPSLAENFDQINPEPSIEDYLAFTRIRVDAINHAIEGLPKEQVRLHLCWGSWHGPHTTDIELREILPVVLGANVGSISFEAANVRHEHEFAVWGEVDVPDDLVLVPGVVGHATNVVEHPDLVAQRIGRFADIVGPDRVIASTDCGLGGRVHADIAWAKLASLGEGARRASARV; this is encoded by the coding sequence ATGACCGAGATCCAGACCACCACCGCTGGCAGCCTGCCCCGCACGCAGGCCCTCATCGAGGCGAACGCGGCCCGCTCGTTCGCCGAGGACGGCTTCACGCTCGAGTCGACGCCCGAGTTCGAGCAGCTCGTCGGCGAGGCCGTCGCCGACGTCGTCTCGCGCCAGCGCGAGGCCGGCATCACCCTGGTCGGCGACGGCGAGTTCGGCAAGGCCATGTCGAACGCCGTCGACTACGGCGCGTGGTGGTCGTACTCGTTCCAGCGCGCCGCTGGCCTGTCGCTCACCGAGGTCAACGCCTTCAACGAGCCGGCAGTGCGCTCGGAGCCCGGCGAGATCCGCCTCACGTCGTTCCTCGACCGGCGCGACCGGCAGCTCTTCCCGAACGTGTACGCCGAGGCGGTGGAGGTCGGCGCGGTGGCGACGGCGTTCCCGACCACGACCGGCCCGATCTCCTACCGCGGGCAGGAGGCGGTGGCCTCCGACATCCGCCACCTGAAGTCGACCCTGGGCGAGGGCGAGCAGGGCTTCCTCACCGCGATCGCGCCCGGCTCGGCCGCGCGCGTGCGCAACGACTACTACCCCACCGACGAGGAGCACATCTTCGCGTGGGCCGACGCGCTGCGCGAGGAGTACCGCGCGATCGTCGACGCGGGCCTCATCGTGCAGCTCGACGACCCGTCGCTCGCGGAGAACTTCGACCAGATCAACCCCGAGCCCTCGATCGAGGACTACCTGGCGTTCACGAGGATCCGCGTCGACGCGATCAACCACGCGATCGAGGGCCTGCCGAAGGAGCAGGTGCGCCTGCACCTGTGCTGGGGCTCGTGGCACGGGCCGCACACCACCGACATCGAGCTGCGGGAGATCCTGCCCGTGGTGCTCGGGGCGAACGTCGGCTCCATCTCGTTCGAGGCGGCCAACGTGCGCCACGAGCACGAGTTCGCCGTGTGGGGCGAGGTCGACGTGCCCGACGACCTGGTGCTCGTGCCGGGCGTCGTGGGGCACGCGACCAATGTCGTCGAGCACCCCGACCTGGTGGCGCAGCGCATCGGCCGGTTCGCCGACATCGTCGGCCCCGACCGGGTGATCGCCTCGACCGACTGCGGCCTCGGCGGCCGCGTGCACGCCGACATCGCGTGGGCGAAGCTCGCGTCGCTCGGCGAGGGCGCCCGTCGCGCGTCCGCGCGCGTCTGA
- a CDS encoding MMPL family transporter, whose amino-acid sequence MSAALFALGRWAYRARRLVVVGWALVLAALLGIAWLVGVGTDNTYAFPGTQSQDALDSLSRTFPQFSGTSAQLVAVAPDGGSVTDPAFQQAVEDAITAIEAIPQVSGATDPYGGTSTANIATDDSAVLVPIQLSVVATAVEPSTSDALQAEGTTLQQALPDGSQVAVGGALYSQVDPGIGISELTSLLIALVVLLLTFGSLVAAGMPLVTAITGVGVAVAIVLTGTQWVTVTSTAPLLAVMLGLAVGVDYALFIVSRHQDQLKHGMPPEESAPRAVATAGSAVAFAATTVIIALLGLSVAQIPFLTVTGVSAGLAVASAAAVALTLTPALLGFAGWRVVRRRDRPGAADDATGDDESEADAPEQASQDDEPPPEASAPRPGGFFGHWVRAVTKWPPVTIVLVTGLLALAAFPALGLRLALPDSGSLPEGSPGRVTYDLIAEHFGAGANGPLILTGSVIQSTDPVTLVDDIAAEVADVAGVASVPLATPNETGDTAVIQVIPTGAPDSAETEQLVQRLRGLHDHFVEQYAVSLAVTGYTALGIDISERLGASMLPFGLLVVGLSLVLLAMVFRSVVVPVTAALGYALSIGAAFGLTSLVFVDGFLAGPLNVESVGSVTSFMPIIVMGVLFGLAMDYEVFLVSRMREDWVHHHDPRPAVERGFHASARVVTAAAIIMTSVFGGFILNGEASMQPIAFGLAVGVAIDAFIVRMTLIPAVLMAFGRHAWWLPAWLDRVLPAFDVEGEGLTKEDALASWPEPGDRLAIAAEWCRHERMPLEADALDIRVPAGDVLVVSGGTRASRTDLLLALTGRLAVTDGRCKVAGLVLPTRAASVRGRSAVADLGGDDPVAALLAALDGDPGLVALDRADGVADPATRVELRGILDDARRSAAARTGHPLTLVVAGTAAADVADLLPAGAARVALELADAPQLAESWGRS is encoded by the coding sequence GTGTCTGCAGCCCTCTTCGCGCTCGGCCGCTGGGCGTACCGCGCCCGCAGGCTGGTCGTCGTGGGCTGGGCGCTCGTGCTCGCCGCGCTGCTCGGCATCGCCTGGCTCGTCGGCGTCGGCACCGACAACACCTACGCGTTCCCCGGCACGCAGTCGCAGGACGCGCTCGACTCGCTCTCGCGCACGTTCCCGCAGTTCTCGGGCACCTCGGCGCAGCTCGTCGCGGTCGCGCCCGACGGCGGCAGCGTCACCGACCCCGCCTTCCAGCAGGCCGTCGAGGACGCGATCACCGCGATCGAGGCCATCCCGCAGGTCTCGGGCGCAACCGACCCGTACGGCGGCACCAGCACCGCGAACATCGCGACCGACGACTCCGCGGTGCTCGTGCCGATCCAGCTCTCGGTCGTCGCGACGGCGGTCGAGCCGTCGACCTCCGACGCCCTCCAGGCCGAGGGCACGACGCTGCAGCAGGCGCTGCCCGACGGATCGCAGGTCGCGGTCGGCGGCGCCCTGTACTCCCAGGTCGACCCGGGCATCGGCATCAGCGAGCTGACGAGCCTGCTCATCGCGCTGGTCGTGCTGCTGCTCACGTTCGGCTCGCTGGTCGCGGCCGGCATGCCGCTGGTCACCGCCATCACCGGGGTCGGCGTCGCGGTGGCGATCGTGCTCACGGGCACCCAGTGGGTCACCGTCACCTCGACCGCGCCGCTGCTCGCGGTCATGCTCGGGCTCGCGGTCGGCGTCGACTACGCGCTCTTCATCGTGAGCCGCCACCAGGACCAGCTGAAGCACGGAATGCCGCCCGAGGAGTCCGCCCCGCGCGCGGTCGCGACCGCGGGCTCGGCGGTCGCGTTCGCGGCCACGACGGTCATCATCGCCCTGCTCGGCCTCTCGGTCGCGCAGATCCCGTTCCTCACCGTCACGGGCGTCTCCGCGGGCCTCGCGGTGGCCTCGGCGGCGGCGGTCGCGCTCACCCTCACCCCCGCGCTGCTCGGCTTCGCCGGCTGGCGGGTGGTGCGGCGCCGCGACCGCCCCGGGGCAGCGGACGACGCGACCGGCGATGACGAGAGCGAAGCGGATGCCCCGGAGCAGGCCTCCCAAGACGACGAACCCCCGCCCGAGGCATCCGCCCCCCGCCCCGGCGGCTTCTTCGGCCACTGGGTGCGCGCCGTCACGAAGTGGCCGCCCGTGACGATCGTGCTGGTGACCGGGCTGCTCGCCCTCGCCGCGTTCCCCGCGCTCGGGCTGCGGCTCGCGCTGCCCGACTCCGGGTCGCTGCCCGAGGGCTCCCCCGGCCGCGTGACCTACGACCTCATCGCCGAGCACTTCGGCGCGGGCGCGAACGGGCCGCTCATCCTCACCGGCTCGGTCATCCAGTCGACCGACCCGGTCACGCTGGTGGACGACATCGCCGCCGAGGTGGCGGACGTGGCCGGCGTGGCATCCGTGCCCCTCGCCACCCCGAACGAGACCGGCGACACCGCGGTGATCCAGGTGATCCCGACCGGCGCGCCCGACTCGGCCGAGACCGAGCAGCTCGTGCAGCGGCTGCGCGGCCTGCACGACCACTTCGTCGAGCAGTACGCCGTCTCGCTCGCGGTCACGGGGTACACCGCGCTCGGCATCGACATCTCCGAGCGGCTCGGGGCCTCGATGCTGCCGTTCGGGCTGCTGGTCGTGGGACTCTCGCTCGTGCTGCTCGCGATGGTGTTCCGCTCGGTCGTGGTGCCCGTGACCGCCGCGCTCGGCTACGCGCTGTCGATCGGCGCCGCGTTCGGCCTGACGAGCCTCGTGTTCGTCGACGGCTTCCTCGCCGGGCCCCTGAACGTCGAGTCGGTCGGCTCGGTGACGAGCTTCATGCCGATCATCGTGATGGGCGTGCTGTTCGGCCTCGCGATGGACTACGAGGTGTTCCTCGTCAGCCGCATGCGCGAGGACTGGGTGCACCACCACGACCCCAGGCCCGCCGTCGAGCGCGGCTTCCATGCGTCGGCGCGCGTGGTCACGGCCGCGGCGATCATCATGACGAGCGTGTTCGGCGGGTTCATCCTGAACGGCGAGGCGTCGATGCAGCCGATCGCGTTCGGGCTCGCGGTGGGCGTCGCGATCGACGCCTTCATCGTGCGGATGACGCTGATCCCGGCCGTGCTCATGGCCTTCGGCCGGCACGCCTGGTGGCTGCCGGCGTGGCTCGACCGGGTGCTGCCCGCGTTCGACGTCGAGGGCGAGGGGCTCACGAAGGAGGACGCACTGGCCTCGTGGCCCGAGCCCGGCGACCGGCTGGCGATCGCGGCCGAGTGGTGCCGGCACGAGCGGATGCCTCTGGAGGCCGATGCGCTCGACATCCGCGTGCCCGCGGGCGACGTGCTCGTCGTCTCGGGCGGCACGCGAGCCTCCCGTACCGACCTGCTGCTGGCGCTCACCGGTCGGCTGGCGGTGACGGACGGGCGCTGCAAGGTGGCCGGGCTCGTGCTGCCGACGCGGGCCGCGTCGGTGCGCGGCCGCTCGGCAGTCGCCGACCTCGGCGGCGACGACCCGGTCGCCGCCCTGCTCGCCGCCCTCGACGGCGACCCCGGCCTCGTCGCGCTCGACCGCGCCGACGGGGTCGCCGACCCTGCCACGCGGGTCGAGCTCCGCGGCATCCTGGACGACGCGCGGCGCAGCGCCGCGGCACGCACGGGGCATCCGCTCACCCTCGTCGTCGCCGGCACCGCAGCGGCCGACGTCGCCGACCTGCTGCCCGCTGGAGCGGCCCGGGTCGCGCTCGAGCTGGCGGACGCGCCGCAGCTCGCCGAGTCGTGGGGGCGCTCGTGA
- a CDS encoding ester cyclase, with amino-acid sequence MQREDVVRSLFDDGWNRGDFGPTADWLGDYRVHVGGRTMELDVPRTDALLARWRIGFPDLRFDVHRIVDAGDEIAVHLTLTGTHLGEWNGHAATGNRVSVPHAMFFRFDGDRLTDIWEVVDTGAMDAQLGA; translated from the coding sequence ATGCAGCGCGAAGACGTGGTCCGTTCCCTGTTCGACGACGGCTGGAACCGTGGGGACTTCGGGCCCACCGCCGACTGGCTGGGCGACTACCGGGTGCACGTCGGCGGCCGCACGATGGAGCTCGACGTGCCGCGCACCGACGCTCTGCTCGCGCGCTGGCGCATCGGGTTCCCCGACCTGCGGTTCGACGTGCACCGCATCGTCGACGCCGGCGACGAGATCGCGGTGCACCTGACGCTCACCGGCACGCACCTCGGCGAGTGGAACGGGCACGCGGCCACGGGCAACCGGGTGTCGGTGCCGCACGCGATGTTCTTCCGCTTCGACGGCGACCGCCTCACCGACATCTGGGAAGTGGTCGACACGGGCGCGATGGACGCCCAGCTCGGCGCATAG
- a CDS encoding bifunctional nuclease family protein produces the protein MIRVRVLGVALDASGQHIVLLEPLEGEAGEGRVLPIWIGSQEATSIVIAVEGARAPRPLSHDLITTLFGALDASLERVEVTRLDSGTFYAELTLTTPSGTQVLDSRPSDAIALAVRADARILVAEEVLDEAGVPADMVDLARDEEKLDEFRKFLDTVDPEDFEG, from the coding sequence ATGATCCGGGTCCGGGTGCTCGGCGTCGCGCTCGACGCGTCGGGCCAGCACATCGTGCTGCTCGAGCCGCTCGAGGGCGAGGCGGGGGAGGGGCGCGTGCTGCCGATCTGGATCGGCTCGCAGGAGGCCACATCGATCGTGATCGCGGTCGAGGGCGCCAGGGCGCCGCGGCCGCTCTCGCACGACCTGATCACCACGCTGTTCGGGGCGCTCGACGCGTCGCTTGAGCGCGTCGAGGTGACCCGGCTCGACTCCGGCACGTTCTACGCCGAGCTCACGCTCACGACGCCCTCGGGCACGCAGGTGCTCGACTCGCGGCCGTCGGACGCGATCGCCCTCGCGGTGCGCGCCGACGCGCGGATCCTCGTCGCCGAGGAGGTGCTCGACGAGGCCGGCGTGCCGGCCGACATGGTCGACCTCGCGCGCGACGAGGAGAAGCTCGACGAGTTCCGGAAGTTCCTCGACACGGTCGACCCGGAGGACTTCGAGGGCTGA
- a CDS encoding YdeI/OmpD-associated family protein, with protein MTAQIGTPGGTPERPALFFSGPEEFRAWLEAHHETETELWMGLYKTHVPDRGLTWEEAVPEALCFGWIDSVGQRIDEDARRQRWTPRKRTSVWSAVNIALVERLTAEGRMRPAGTAAFEGRRADQATGYSSETRLTELPPEYAERLAASAPATAFWNEATPSYRKTVTNWILTAKQQSTRDRRLQQLIDDSAAGRIVPFQRYGDQPRWVERAAAAARAES; from the coding sequence ATGACCGCCCAGATCGGCACCCCCGGCGGCACGCCCGAACGGCCGGCGCTGTTCTTCTCGGGGCCGGAGGAGTTCCGCGCCTGGCTCGAGGCGCACCACGAGACCGAGACCGAGCTCTGGATGGGGCTGTACAAGACGCACGTCCCCGACCGCGGCCTGACGTGGGAGGAGGCCGTGCCCGAGGCGCTGTGCTTCGGCTGGATCGACTCGGTCGGCCAGCGCATCGACGAGGACGCCCGGCGCCAGCGCTGGACCCCGCGCAAGCGCACGAGCGTCTGGTCGGCCGTCAACATCGCGCTCGTCGAGCGGCTGACGGCGGAGGGGCGGATGCGACCTGCCGGCACCGCCGCGTTCGAGGGCCGACGCGCCGACCAGGCCACCGGGTACTCGTCGGAGACCCGGCTCACGGAACTGCCGCCCGAGTACGCCGAGCGCCTCGCCGCATCCGCTCCCGCCACCGCCTTCTGGAACGAGGCGACGCCCTCGTACCGCAAGACCGTGACGAACTGGATCCTCACCGCGAAGCAGCAGTCGACCCGCGACCGGCGGCTCCAGCAGCTCATCGACGACAGCGCGGCGGGACGCATCGTGCCGTTCCAGCGCTACGGCGACCAGCCGAGATGGGTCGAACGCGCTGCTGCGGCGGCGCGGGCGGAGTCGTAG
- a CDS encoding TIGR03618 family F420-dependent PPOX class oxidoreductase, which produces MITDAAHEFLAERHLATLSTLGRDGRIHAVPVGITYLDGIVRVIGSRGSQKFVNAERSGRATVASVDGGRWIGFEGPTRILTDPESVALAVELYAARYREPRPNPERVVLELTVERVLGSAGMRAD; this is translated from the coding sequence GTGATCACCGACGCGGCCCACGAGTTCCTCGCCGAACGCCACCTCGCCACCCTGTCGACGCTCGGCCGCGACGGACGCATCCACGCGGTGCCCGTCGGCATCACCTACCTCGACGGCATCGTGCGCGTGATCGGCAGCCGCGGCTCGCAGAAATTCGTGAACGCCGAGCGCAGCGGCCGCGCGACCGTCGCGTCGGTCGACGGCGGGCGCTGGATCGGCTTCGAGGGGCCCACGCGCATCCTCACCGACCCCGAGTCGGTCGCCCTCGCCGTCGAGCTCTACGCCGCCCGGTACCGGGAGCCGCGTCCCAACCCCGAGCGCGTCGTGCTCGAGCTGACGGTGGAGCGCGTGCTCGGCTCGGCCGGCATGCGCGCGGACTGA
- a CDS encoding mandelate racemase/muconate lactonizing enzyme family protein — MTSTELPTRKQTTGMTTIERVATDLYRVPLKRHLTDSTHGVMMDFELVTVRVEDSDGAVGLGYTYTVNHGGAAVATMVERDLAGCLVGADPARIEQRWQDMWWRLHYAGRGGHQTSAMSAVDIALWDLAGVRAGLPLWRLFGGYDPVVPVYAGGIDLELPLEALLEQADGFVADGFRAIKMKVGRADLREDVTRVGAMREHLGDGFPLMVDANMKWSVDEALRAARAFAPFDLAWIEEPTIPDDLVGNARIVAHGGHPIAAGENLHTIYDFAGAIDAGALTLPEPDVSNIGGFTTFRKVAALAEAHNLRLTSHGVHDLTVHALAATPSRTYMEAHGFGLDDYIAEPMAVRDGLVVAPERPGHGVELDFLGLERLSAA, encoded by the coding sequence ATGACGAGCACCGAACTCCCCACGAGAAAGCAGACGACCGGCATGACCACCATCGAGCGCGTTGCCACCGACCTCTATCGGGTGCCGCTCAAGCGCCATCTGACCGACAGCACGCATGGCGTCATGATGGACTTCGAGCTCGTCACCGTGCGGGTCGAGGACTCCGACGGGGCCGTCGGCCTCGGCTACACCTACACCGTCAACCACGGTGGTGCGGCAGTCGCGACGATGGTCGAGCGGGATCTGGCCGGATGCCTCGTCGGTGCGGACCCCGCGCGCATCGAGCAGCGCTGGCAGGACATGTGGTGGCGCCTGCACTACGCCGGTCGGGGCGGGCATCAGACGTCGGCGATGTCGGCGGTGGACATCGCGCTGTGGGATCTCGCCGGAGTCCGCGCGGGCCTTCCGCTCTGGCGGCTCTTCGGAGGCTACGATCCGGTCGTTCCGGTGTACGCCGGGGGCATCGACCTGGAGCTCCCGCTCGAGGCCCTGCTCGAACAGGCGGACGGCTTCGTCGCCGACGGGTTCCGCGCGATCAAGATGAAGGTCGGACGCGCCGATCTCCGAGAAGATGTGACCCGGGTCGGTGCGATGCGCGAGCACCTGGGCGACGGCTTCCCGCTCATGGTGGACGCCAACATGAAGTGGTCCGTCGACGAGGCGCTCCGGGCCGCTCGAGCGTTCGCGCCGTTCGACCTCGCATGGATCGAGGAACCGACGATTCCCGACGACCTCGTCGGCAACGCCCGAATCGTGGCGCACGGCGGGCATCCCATCGCTGCGGGTGAGAACCTGCACACCATCTACGACTTCGCCGGTGCCATCGACGCGGGGGCGCTGACCCTGCCCGAGCCAGACGTCAGCAACATCGGGGGCTTCACCACCTTCCGGAAGGTCGCCGCCCTCGCCGAGGCGCACAACCTGCGCCTCACGTCCCACGGCGTGCACGACCTGACCGTGCACGCGCTCGCCGCGACCCCGAGCCGCACGTACATGGAGGCGCACGGATTCGGACTCGACGACTACATCGCCGAGCCGATGGCCGTTCGGGACGGTCTCGTGGTCGCTCCGGAGCGCCCCGGTCACGGCGTGGAGCTCGACTTCCTCGGCCTGGAGCGGCTCAGCGCCGCCTGA
- a CDS encoding glycoside hydrolase family 117 protein, with translation MTPGPSRESAATRRAAAYPRSPEWFANFAGYALTGLEPEEGVHRRDPTSVLRIDGVFHVWYTKSVGDAVGFGTDDPRAKVFPWDWSEVWHATSDDGLHWVERDRAVGVGDDGAYDDRSVFTPEILVHDGRYHLVYQVVRSPYRLRSLESIAMASADDPSGPWVKSDAPLIVPAADGEWVGDDDNRLAVRSQGSFDSLKVHDPLLLPFDGRFFLYYKGEQMGERYTSGGRSTRWGVAIADRVEGPYEKSPLNPITNSGHETCLWLHDGGVAALLTTDGPERNTIQFAEDGVNFEIRSYVPDPPVAAGPFRGDEPTSAPLDGLRWGLCHDVTGPWGHLRGFRVDERMKQLYERAISPETAALDGGGAPLGAAS, from the coding sequence ATGACACCCGGCCCCTCGCGCGAGAGCGCCGCCACTCGTCGGGCTGCTGCGTACCCGCGCTCGCCCGAGTGGTTCGCGAACTTCGCCGGCTACGCCCTGACCGGCCTGGAGCCCGAGGAGGGCGTGCACCGGCGCGATCCGACCAGTGTGCTGCGCATCGACGGGGTGTTTCACGTCTGGTACACGAAGTCGGTGGGCGACGCCGTCGGGTTCGGCACCGACGACCCTCGCGCGAAGGTCTTCCCGTGGGACTGGTCGGAGGTGTGGCACGCCACGAGCGACGACGGGCTGCACTGGGTCGAGCGCGACCGCGCGGTCGGTGTCGGCGACGACGGGGCGTACGACGACCGGAGCGTCTTCACGCCCGAGATCCTCGTGCACGACGGCCGGTACCACCTCGTCTACCAGGTGGTGCGCTCGCCGTACCGCCTCCGCAGTCTCGAGTCGATCGCGATGGCGAGCGCGGACGACCCCAGCGGTCCATGGGTCAAGTCGGATGCGCCGCTCATCGTCCCGGCTGCCGACGGCGAGTGGGTCGGTGATGACGACAACCGGCTCGCCGTGCGTTCGCAGGGCTCGTTCGACAGTCTCAAGGTGCACGACCCACTGCTGCTCCCGTTCGACGGGCGCTTCTTCCTCTACTACAAGGGAGAGCAGATGGGGGAGCGGTACACCTCGGGCGGTCGCTCCACCAGGTGGGGCGTCGCGATCGCGGACCGGGTGGAAGGGCCGTACGAGAAGTCGCCGCTGAACCCGATCACCAACAGCGGGCACGAGACCTGCCTCTGGCTGCACGACGGCGGCGTCGCCGCCCTGCTCACGACAGACGGTCCGGAGCGGAACACCATCCAGTTCGCCGAGGACGGCGTGAACTTCGAGATCCGCTCATACGTTCCCGACCCGCCGGTCGCCGCCGGGCCGTTCCGTGGTGACGAGCCGACGAGCGCGCCGCTGGACGGCCTGCGCTGGGGGCTGTGCCACGACGTCACCGGGCCGTGGGGGCACCTCCGCGGCTTCCGCGTCGACGAGCGCATGAAGCAGTTGTACGAGCGGGCGATCAGCCCCGAGACCGCGGCTCTCGACGGCGGCGGCGCGCCGCTCGGAGCCGCGTCATGA